The Procambarus clarkii isolate CNS0578487 chromosome 56, FALCON_Pclarkii_2.0, whole genome shotgun sequence genome includes a region encoding these proteins:
- the LOC138353240 gene encoding uncharacterized protein, producing the protein MDNHLDSENLDLDDISDYDIADSNFVATPRLKKVVEAGVVVGVVVDGVVVDGVVVDGVVVDGVVVDGVVVEVEVVVVEVVVDVVVVEVVVVEVVVDVVVVEVEVDVVVVDVVVVEVVVAVVVIEVVDDVIVVEVVVDVDVVDVEVVVDVVVVEVVVDVVDVEVEVDVVVDVVLVEVVVDVVVVEVAVDVVVVEVEVEVLVDVVVVVDDVVVVEVVVEVVDVEVVVDVVVLEVVVDAVVVEVVVDVVPVVAVDVVPVVVVDVVPVVEVDVVPVVEVDVVPVVEVDVVPVVEVDVVPVVEVDVVPVVEVDVVPVVEVDVVPVVEVDVVPISLVDIPVPEFVV; encoded by the exons ATGGATAATCATCTGGATTCTGAGAATTTGGACCTTGATGATATTAGTGATTATGATATTGCTGATAGTAATTTTGTTGCTACG cccaggttgAAGAAAGTAGTTGAGGCGGGGGTAGTTGTTGGTGTGGTAgttgatggtgtggtagttgatggtgtggtagttgatggtgtggtagttgatggtgtggtagttgatggtgtggtagttgaaGTTGAAGTTGTGGTTGTTGaagtggtagttgatgttgttgttgttgaagtggtagttgtggaggtggtagttgatgttgtagttgtagAGGTGGAAGTTGAtgttgtggtagttgatgttgtggttgtggaggtggtggttgctgttgttgttatagaggtTGTTGATGATGTAATAGTTGTTGAAGTGGTAGTTGATGTTGATGTTGTGGATGTGGAGGTAgtagttgatgttgtggttgtggaagtggtggttgatgttgttgatgttgaggttgaagttgatgttgtagttGATGTAGTACttgtggaggtggtagttgatgttgtagttgttgaggTAGcagttgatgttgtggttgttgaagtgGAAGTTGAAGTGCTAGttgatgttgtagtggtggtagacgaTGTTGTGGTTGTGGAAGTTGTAGTTGAAGTTGTGGATGTTGaagtggtagttgatgttgtagttCTGGAGGTAGTAGTTGATGCtgttgttgtggaggtggtggttgatgttgtgcccgttgtggcggttgatgttgtgcccgttgtggtggttgatgtggtGCCCGTTGTGGAGGTTGATGTTGTGCCCGTTGTGGAGGTTGATGTTGTGCCCGTTGTGGAGGTTGATGTTGTGCCCGTTGTGGAGGTTGATGTTGTGCCCGTTGTGGAGGTTGATGTTGTGCCCGTTGTGGAGGTTGATGTTGTGCCCGTTGTGGAGGTTGATGTTGTGCCCGTTGTGGAGGTTGATGTTGTTCCAATTTCATTGGTTGATATCCCTGTCCCGGAATTtgtagtctga